One genomic segment of Macaca fascicularis isolate 582-1 chromosome 19, T2T-MFA8v1.1 includes these proteins:
- the PLD3 gene encoding 5'-3' exonuclease PLD3, with product MKPKLMYQELKVPAEEPANELPMNEIEAWKAAEKKARWVLLVLILAVVGFGALMTQLFLWEYGDLHLFGPNQRPAPCYDPCEAVLVESIPEGLDFPNASTGNPSTSQAWLGLLAGAHSSLDIASFYWTLTNNDTHTQEPSAQQGEEVLRQLQTLAPKGVNVRIAVSKPNGPQPQTDLQALLQSGAQVRMVDMQKLTHGVLHTKFWVVDQTHFYLGSANMDWRSLTQVKELGVVMYNCSCLARDLTKIFEAYWFLGQAGSSIPSTWPRFYDTRYNQETPMEICLNGTPALAYLASAPPPLCPSGRTPDLKALLNVVDNARSFIYIAVMNYLPTLEFSHPHRFWPAIDDGLRRAAYERGVKVRLLVSCWGHSEPSMRAFLLSLAALRDNHTHSDIQVKLFVVPADEAQARIPYARVNHNKYMVTERATYIGTSNWSGNYFTETAGTSLLVMQNGRGSLRSQLEAIFLRDWDSPYSHDLDASADSVGNACRLL from the exons ATGAAGCCTAAACTGATGTACCAGGAG CTGAAGGTGCCTGCAGAGGAGCCCGCCAACGAGCTGCCCATGAATGAGATTGAGGCGTGGAAGGCTGCGGAAAAG aAAGCCCGCTGGGTCCTGCTGGTCCTCATTCTGGCGGTTGTGGGCTTCGGAGCCCTGATGACTCAGCTGTTTCTATGGGAATACGGCGACTTGCATCTCTTTGGACCCAACCAGCGCCCAGCCCCCTGCTATGACCCTTGCGA aGCAGTGCTGGTGGAAAGCATTCCTGAGGGCCTGGACTTCCCCAATGCCTCCACGGGGAACCCTTCCACCAGCCAGGCCTGGCTGGGCCTGCTCGCCGGTGCGCACAGCAGCCTGGACATCGCCTCCTTCTACTGGACCCTCACCAACAATGACACCCACACGCAGGAGCCCTCTGCCCAGCAG GGTGAGGAGGTCCTCCGGCAGCTGCAGACCCTGGCACCCAAGGGCGTGAATGTCCGCATCGCTGTGAGCAAGCCCAACGGGCCCCAGCCACAGACAGACCTGCAGGCCCTGCTGCAGAGTG GTGCCCAGGTCCGCATGGTGGACATGCAGAAGCTGACCCATGGCGTCCTGCATACCAAGTTCTGGGTGGTGGACCAGACCCACTTCTACCTGGGCAGTGCCAACATGGACTGGCGTTCACTGACCCAG GTCAAGGAGCTGGGCGTGGTCATGTACAACTGCAGCTGCCTGGCTCGAGACCTGACCAAGATCTTTGAGGCCTACTGGTTCCTGGGCCAGGCAGGCAGCTCCATCCCATCAACTTGGCCCCGGTTCTATGACACCCGCTATAACCAAGAGACACCAATGGAGATCTGCCTCAATGGAACCCCTGCTCTGGCCTACCTGGCG AGTGCGCCCCCACCCCTGTGTCCAAGTGGCCGCACTCCAGACCTGAAGGCTCTACTCAACGTGGTGGACAATGCGCGGAGTTTCATCTACATCGCAGTCATGAACTACCTGCCCACTCTGGAGTTCTCCCACCCTCACAG GTTCTGGCCTGCCATTGACGATGGGCTGCGACGGGCCGCCTATGAGCGTGGCGTCAAGGTGCGCCTGCTCGTCAGCTGCTGGGGACACTCGGAGCCATCCATGCGGGCCTTCCTGCTCTCCCTGGCTGCCCTGCGTGACAACCATACCCACTCTGACATCCAGGTG AAACTCTTTGTGGTCCCCGCGGATGAGGCCCAGGCTCGAATCCCGTATGCCCGTGTCAACCACAACAAGTACATGGTGACTGAACGCGCCACCTACATCG GAACCTCCAACTGGTCGGGCAACTACTTCACGGAGACGGCGGGCACCTCGCTGCTGGTGATGCAGAACGGGAGGGGCAGTCTACGGAgccagctggaggccattttcctgAGGGACTGGGACTCCCCTTACAGCCATGACCTTGATGCCTCAGCCGACAGCGTGGGCAATGCCTGCCGCCTGCTCTGA